One region of Gammaproteobacteria bacterium genomic DNA includes:
- a CDS encoding ketoacyl-ACP synthase III: MIYSRIIGSGSYLPEKTLTNYDLEKLVDTNHDWIVERTGIVERHIAEANETTADLGTKAAQLALQSAGVSNNDIDLIIVATTTPDRIFPSTACLIQERLDIHGCAAFDVQAVCTGFVYALSVADKFIKTGSARCALVIGAETLSKIVDWTDRGTCVLFGDGAGAVVLSASSEPGILSTHLHADGQYKELLTTTGGISESPKSLGAEQALVTMKGNEVFKMAVNTLGAIVDETLEYNNLKKSDIDWLVPHQANIRIITATAKKLRMPMERVVTTVDKHGNTSAASIPLALDCAIRDGRIKKGEMLLMEAFGGGFTWGSVLAKY; the protein is encoded by the coding sequence CCATGATTGGATTGTTGAGCGAACCGGTATAGTAGAAAGACATATTGCCGAAGCAAACGAAACAACCGCTGATCTCGGGACCAAGGCTGCGCAACTGGCCTTGCAATCGGCCGGGGTTAGTAATAACGATATTGATCTCATTATCGTTGCCACTACTACACCAGATAGAATTTTCCCAAGTACCGCTTGCCTGATTCAGGAGCGGCTCGATATTCACGGTTGCGCCGCGTTCGATGTGCAAGCCGTGTGTACAGGGTTTGTGTATGCACTGAGCGTGGCGGACAAGTTTATTAAAACGGGCTCAGCACGTTGCGCATTGGTTATTGGTGCGGAAACTCTGTCTAAGATCGTGGACTGGACCGATCGCGGCACCTGTGTTTTGTTTGGTGATGGCGCAGGCGCGGTGGTTTTGAGTGCGAGCAGTGAACCAGGGATTTTGTCTACACATCTCCATGCGGATGGCCAGTATAAAGAGTTGTTGACTACAACTGGCGGCATTTCCGAAAGTCCAAAATCACTGGGTGCAGAACAGGCATTAGTGACTATGAAAGGAAATGAGGTTTTTAAGATGGCAGTCAATACATTGGGTGCTATTGTTGATGAAACTCTCGAATATAACAATCTCAAAAAGTCCGATATAGATTGGCTGGTGCCGCACCAGGCCAATATACGAATCATAACGGCGACTGCAAAAAAGCTGCGCATGCCTATGGAGCGCGTGGTGACGACTGTTGACAAGCATGGTAATACCTCAGCCGCTTCTATTCCTCTGGCTTTGGACTGCGCCATTAGAGACGGTCGTATCAAGAAGGGTGAAATGCTACTCATGGAAGCTTTTGGTGGCGGTTTTACCTGGGGTTCTGTTTTAGCTAAGTACTAA